A single region of the Fusobacterium sp. DD2 genome encodes:
- the secD gene encoding protein translocase subunit SecD, with product MSSKLMMKLLLVIAIVCGAAWLSFAKPTKLGLDLKGGVYVVLEAVPDQGVKLDAQAMDRLIEVLDRRINGLGVAESVVQKAGDNRVIIELPGVSNTEDAIKMIGKTALLEFRIENPDGSLGPTLLTGGALKKADVSYDNLGRPQIQFEMNQQGAVKFAEITRNNIGKKLAITLDGTVQTAPMINSEIPSGSGVITGNYTVEEAKATATLLNAGALPVKAEIVETRTVGASLGDESIAQSRHAGVLAMGLIGIFMLIFYKLPGIVADIALVIFALITFGALKFIDATLTLPGIAGLILSAGMAVDANVIIFERIKEELRLGNTVLNSIGTGFSKGFVAIFDSNLTTLIITTILFTFGTGPVKGFAVTLTIGTLASMFTAITITKILLQVFVITFRLKNPKFFGVKEREICK from the coding sequence ATGAGTTCAAAACTAATGATGAAATTACTCCTTGTTATAGCAATAGTTTGTGGTGCAGCATGGCTAAGTTTTGCAAAGCCTACTAAACTAGGACTAGACCTTAAAGGTGGAGTGTATGTTGTGTTAGAGGCTGTGCCAGACCAAGGCGTAAAACTTGATGCACAGGCTATGGACAGACTGATTGAAGTACTTGACAGAAGAATTAATGGACTGGGAGTTGCTGAGTCAGTTGTACAAAAAGCTGGAGATAACAGAGTTATCATAGAATTACCAGGAGTAAGCAACACAGAAGATGCAATTAAAATGATTGGTAAAACAGCTTTATTGGAATTCAGAATTGAAAATCCAGATGGTTCTTTAGGACCTACATTATTAACAGGTGGAGCACTTAAAAAAGCTGATGTTTCATATGATAATCTTGGAAGACCTCAAATTCAATTTGAAATGAACCAACAGGGAGCTGTTAAGTTTGCTGAGATTACAAGAAATAACATAGGTAAGAAACTTGCTATCACTCTTGATGGTACAGTACAAACAGCACCTATGATAAATTCAGAAATTCCAAGTGGAAGTGGAGTTATAACTGGTAACTATACTGTTGAAGAGGCAAAGGCTACAGCTACACTTTTAAATGCAGGGGCATTACCTGTAAAGGCAGAAATAGTTGAAACAAGAACAGTTGGAGCATCTCTTGGAGATGAATCAATAGCACAAAGTAGACATGCAGGAGTTCTTGCAATGGGACTTATAGGTATATTTATGTTAATATTCTATAAACTTCCTGGAATTGTTGCAGATATAGCTTTAGTTATCTTTGCTCTTATTACATTTGGAGCACTTAAGTTTATAGATGCTACATTGACACTTCCTGGAATTGCAGGATTGATACTATCAGCTGGTATGGCAGTTGACGCCAATGTAATTATATTTGAAAGAATAAAAGAGGAATTAAGACTTGGAAATACAGTACTTAACAGTATTGGAACAGGTTTCAGCAAAGGTTTCGTAGCAATTTTTGACTCAAACCTTACAACCCTTATTATTACTACTATTTTATTTACATTTGGTACAGGACCTGTAAAAGGATTTGCTGTAACATTAACAATAGGTACACTGGCATCTATGTTTACAGCAATTACAATTACAAAAATATTATTACAGGTATTTGTAATTACATTTAGACTTAAAAATCCAAAGTTTTTCGGGGTAAAGGAGAGAGAAATATGCAAATAG
- the secF gene encoding protein translocase subunit SecF, with amino-acid sequence MQIAVIENSKKFLGLSAVLVILSLAIIFTKGLNYGIDFSGGNLMQIKYEKPVELSAINEVLDEAAKNIHQLSANSRKVQVSEGTTVIIRTQELTENQKNEVLEDLSKLGTYDINKIEKVGASIGKELKSSAIYSLLIGAVLIVVYITIRFEFVFSIGAITALIHDLIIAVGVISLLNYEVDTPFIAAILTILGYSINDTIVVFDRIRENIRRKTKKKMTFVECLNKSINQVMIRSINTSVTTLFAIIAILIFGGDSLRTFIVTLLVGILAGTYSSVFIATPIVYLLDKNNKNNSGLEAILKKEETKERKEKILV; translated from the coding sequence ATGCAAATAGCAGTTATAGAAAATTCTAAGAAATTTTTAGGTTTATCTGCAGTATTGGTAATTCTATCTCTTGCAATTATCTTCACAAAAGGTCTTAACTATGGAATAGACTTTTCAGGTGGAAACCTTATGCAGATAAAATATGAAAAACCTGTTGAACTTTCGGCTATTAACGAAGTGCTTGATGAAGCTGCTAAAAATATTCATCAGTTAAGTGCTAACAGTAGAAAAGTTCAAGTATCAGAAGGAACAACAGTAATCATAAGAACACAGGAACTTACTGAAAATCAAAAAAATGAAGTTCTTGAAGATTTATCAAAATTAGGAACTTATGATATTAATAAAATAGAAAAAGTTGGAGCAAGTATTGGTAAAGAACTTAAAAGTTCTGCAATATACTCACTACTTATAGGGGCAGTTTTAATTGTTGTATATATCACAATAAGATTTGAGTTTGTATTCTCAATAGGAGCTATTACAGCATTAATTCACGACCTTATTATTGCAGTAGGAGTAATCTCACTTTTAAATTATGAAGTTGATACGCCATTTATTGCAGCTATATTAACTATTCTTGGATATTCAATCAACGATACAATTGTTGTATTTGATAGAATAAGAGAGAATATAAGAAGAAAAACTAAGAAGAAAATGACTTTTGTTGAATGTCTAAATAAGAGTATCAACCAGGTTATGATAAGATCAATAAATACATCAGTTACTACACTTTTTGCTATTATAGCTATTCTAATATTTGGAGGAGACAGCTTAAGAACATTTATAGTTACTCTTCTAGTTGGAATACTTGCAGGAACATATAGTTCAGTATTTATTGCAACACCTATTGTTTATCTTTTAGATAAGAACAACAAAAACAATAGTGGTCTTGAAGCGATACTTAAAAAAGAAGAAACAAAAGAAAGAAAAGAGAAAATATTAGTATAA